CTGCACTCCCTCCTCCTGTTCCCAGCCTCACCCATGCAGAGCCTCCCCCATGCCCCTACTCCCCACTCTGGCCTAATTTCTGCTGGACAAGCAAAGCAGGCTCCTGCCTTGGTCCCTGCCCACACTGTGCCCTCAGCCTGGAGGGCTCTTGCAGACAGCACAAGCTAGCTCCCTCATTGCCCTCTGGTCGCTCTGCTCAGTTGTCTCACCAGATCCTCTGTGGCCACTCGATGGAAAACATCCCCCCactccatgtttttcttttcttttcttttctttttttaagattttatggatttattcatgagtgacacagagaggcagagacacaggtagagggagaaacaggctccatacaaggagcctgacatgggactcgatcccaggtctccaggatcacaccctgggctaaaggcgtcgctaaactgctgagctacccaggttgcCCCACTCCATGTTCTCTAGGCCCCTGGCCCTATTCTCTTCTGCATGGTACTGAACAGCACTGAGCacctttattctattttactaTCTAATTTCACCACCTTCAGCCCTTCTGTGTACTGCTGTATCCTTTGTGCATGGCATATAGGATTTACTCCATCAAACTATGGATTAACTAAATGACCAGTTCTATAAATACAGCTTGGGTGTCCAAGCTTGTGGCTAAAGCTAAATGAGTGCCTTCATGCTCTTACTGATCATGGCAGGGGCTACCGTGCATTTCTCGTACTCATATGGGTCCTCCACTCAACTATGAGTTGTGGAGGACATAGAGTCCCCTTGAAtgcatcagtgaatgaatgaatgatggctCCCATACTGAACACCTACCACATGTTCAGgcactgcatttaaaaaatatgctctcgggatacctgggtggctcaggggtttggtgcctgcctttggccccaagacatgatcctagagtcccggaatcaagtcccacattaggctccctgcatggggcctgcttctcccccctctgactgtgtctctgcctctctgtgtcttcatgaataaataaataaaatctttaaaaatatatatatgctctcATTGAATCCCAACTTCCCCACAAGAAATGCAATAACCCAGAAGAGATGATCAAGGCTATGGCAGTGAAATGACTTGCCGAGGCCACACAGTGACGAACTAGGTGGCTGACCAGGAATCAAATGCAGCTCCCCCTGAGGCTCACATCTGCCTGCAGTCATCCACACAACCATTGAGATAGATGAACATAGCCTCCCCCACTACCCTGGGGAGGTAGCAAGCCGTACCTGGCCAGGCAGGGCAGCTGCCTCCAAGCCAATCTCGTCTCCATAGCTGAAAACTGGGGTTCCGGGCAGGGTGAAAAGGAGCAGTTGGTAGAGGCGGAGGAGATGAGCCGGCACGAAGGAAGTCAGGAATCCCGCCTGAGACAACTGCAGGAATGGATGCACTGGTGAGCCCCAAAgcccacctctgcctccatccGTGAACACCCCTTCCTCTAAAAGGCCTCCTTCTGCGCCTTCTACTCCACACTATGTACTCACACTCCAGCTGCACCAGCGATTGTCAGTGGCATTCAAATACTGGGTCACTAGGAATTCTGTATGCCTCCCAGTGATATCAGGGCTCGACAAGTATGAGCTAGTCAACAACAGGTCTTTGGTGGAGCCAAGTAGGCTCAAGATCTGCTGAAGGTCAGAGGACTCAGTCCCCGCAATCAAGAGCCTGCACAGAGCAAGAAAATAGGACAAAGTTTgtaaagagcaagaaaagaaaaaaggtgaagaaGGTTCTTGGACTAGGGATCCCCCCATTCCTGGGGCCTAGCACTCAGCTGAGGAGTTCCCATGGGGAAGCTGAGTTGGCAGGGGAGGTCTGGCACCTACCTATCTTCACTGAAGCTCTTGGTGACGTTCTGCCATTCAGCCAAGTACAAAGATGCatcctagaaggaaaaaaagcagagtCAAGGAGGAGCAAACACTACCAAGCCCTGGAAAGTCCCTCTGCTCTGACCCAGGCTCTGCCTCTCACAGGGAAAAGGGACTTACCGTCAGATTCTCCACGTTCCGAACCTGGAACCCATCCACACCAGCCCGCAGCCAAAAACTCAGAGCAAACTACAGGGAAGGGggcaaaagaaaacagacaaaaggtATCAACACTCCGATGCAAAAGCTTACAAAATCCAGCCCACGTCAAACCATGACCACCACGCACTTCTCCATGACCTTGGGAGAGTCACTTGCCTTGACCAGCCTCAGCCTCCCTTAACCACCTCTATCATAAAGGTTTAGCCTTCGGTTCCCTCCCTTTTTGAACTATCACTGATTCTTAACAGTACAGCATTTCACTTCTCTGTTCCACCTCAGGGCAAATCACACGGCTTCCCCTTTGGACTCCTATAGGAAAGGCCCAAGAGAAAAGGTACAttcataaaaataacttcatttaatCCTAAGCATGTGTGGCGATGCCTGGGCgtttcagcggttgagcatctgacttcggctcggGTAGTGATCCCGcggtcccaggactgagccctacatcaggctcccttgcttggagcttgcttttccctctgcctgtgtctctgtctcgctctctctatatctctcatgaataaataaaatcttttttaaaaattttttaattaaaaaaaaaaaaaaacccaggcagcccaggtggctcagcggtttagcgccgccttcagcccagggcctgatcctggaaacctgggatcgaatcccacatcaggctccctgcatggagcctgcttctccctctgcctgtgtctctgcctctctctctctgtttctgtcatgaataataaataaataaaatctttaaaaataaataaataaataaaataacccttAGCATGTGTGGAATGCTTATATACTCATTTCAGAAATGACAAAGCACTCTCAGAGGAGCAAGGAAGCAAGCCCACAACCACAGTCAGAGAGCAGCAGACACAGGGAATGCAAGCCAAGATCCCAAGACAAATGTCCATTATTTCTCTCCCAGTGTCCTGAGGTCTGGGGAGGGTAGGAGTGAGAGAGCAAGGCCCAAGAGGAAAGAGTGAAATTCAAAGCACAGCCCCAGGGCAGTCTTGATGAAGATCTGAAAAGAGGAGTCAGCTCTGCAGCACAGGGCCAGGCCTGAAGTGAGGGCATTGATGAAGGCAGAACATTGGGGCCCACCTCCACAGCCCTGTCCCCTTTCTCAATCTggtccctgtgctctctctcctcatctccaTTTTCATCTGAGGCTACTAGTCCTCATGCCATACTGTCTGAAACATTCCTTCATCAATAACTtttaagagactttatttttttttttaagattttatttgtttattcatgagagacatgggggatgggggcagaaatataggcagagggagacacaagctccatgcagggagcccgatatgggactcgatcccaagactccaggatcatgccctgggccaaaggcaggcaccaaacctctgagccacccagggagcccgagactttatttttttaagtaatttttttaatttaaggaattttttaagTCAGCTCTActgccaatgtggggctcaaagtcacgaccctgagatcaagactctaggatgcctgagtggctcagcggatgagcctctgcctttggctcggggcatgatcctagggtccaagGATAGAGTCTCCGCATCGAGTTCCCTATGAGGAGccagcttgtccctctgcctatgtctctgccttctctctatgtctctcatgaataaataaaatcttaaaaaaaaaaaaaaaaaaaggagtcacatgctctatcgacgcagccaggcacccttcctatcaataactttttttttttttaagattaatttattgggcagccccagtggcccagcagtttggcgccgccttccgcccagggtgtgatcctggagacctggaatcgagtcccacatggggctccctgcatggagcctgcttctctccctctccctctgcctgtgtctctgcctctctctctgtcatgaataaataatttttttaaaaaatctaaaaaacaaagatttatttatttattcacaagagacagaatgagagagagagatgcagagacacaggcagagggagaagcaggctccccacagggagcccgatgcgggacctgatcccggatTCCAGCAGgcacccaacctctgagccacccaggcatccccctatcAATAACTTTTAAAGAGCTGAACTAGATGACCCTAAGGGTCCTATAGAAATTTAAGTAAAGAATTCTATTtcaggaggatccctgggtggctcagcggtttggcgcctgcctttggcccagggcaggatcctggagtcccgggattgagtcccacatcgggctcctggcatggagcctgcttctccctctgcctgtgtctctgcctccctctctctctctctctctctgtgtctgtgtctataataaataaataaataaataaataaataaataaataaataaataaatcttaaaaaaaaaaagaattatatttcagTATCACGGGGGCCAGCAAAGAGTCTGGAtctgcttcatttttattctatccCTGCTGAACTTGTCAATATCCCAGGACCCAATATCCCATTAGGAGCTTGGATGACAAAGTCCCATTCCCAGCCTGCCCTCTTTGCACCTATACCTTCATTCAGTGAAGGCAAATTACCGAAATGAGATTACTTAAGACCTCAAGTCCTAAGCACAACAAGCTCCTCTGAACCTTAGTTAGCTTCTTCGTTTACAGATGAGAGGTGACAGGGACTTTGTGTGGTCACAGAGAAATTGAGAACACATACAAAGTACTTGGCATTGTCCTGCACACATAAGACCACAATGCTTACAATTTCAGACTGGGCTCCACTCCAAAACACATCAAACAAGAACTGGGAAACCAGACAGAACAGGAGTCCCACAGAGAAATGGCTTCCTCtcccaaaaggaaggaaaatcaaaCCCAGAGTAACATCTGAGAAGTTCCTTTCCTGGCACTGTTACCATCAGAATCAAGGAAACAAGATAAATACATGGCCAGAAAAGGAACAAGCAAAGACAGATTGCCCTGTTGGCCTACCCTCCTGCCTGTGGGAGGAGTGAGCCAGTTTGGTTCCCAGGAGCAAGAAACCCCTCagcggggcagcccaggtggctcagcggtttagctgaAGGTTTcttgccgccttcagccctggacatgattctggagacctgggatcaagtcccacatcgggctccctgcatggggcctgcttctccctccctctgcctgtgtctctgtctctctctgtgtgtctctcacaaataaataaataaaatattttaaaaaaagaaaaaagaaaaagaaacccctcAGCTAGAGCCAGGCTGGATTTATGGGGCTTGCCAGCGGGATCAACACAGCCCCAGCATCAAGCTCCCACCTGCTGTCAGCACCAACACACTCACCTTCATCTTGGCAGCCACAGCGTCAATCTCTGTGGGGAGGAACCATGAGTCCTGGCCCTTGTAGTTGGGAGTGAGGTCCAGAATGACCCGGATGCCTGGAACAATGGAGGAAAAGGTAGTCGTGAAAAAGACTTtggagttaaaaggaaaaaaatcaacaaacacaAGGTGGTAGACTATTCCCTATGTATCATGTGGCACAAAACTTAGATTTGAGCCCAGCTTAAGATCTTccatgaggaaacaaaaaaatggggcacctggattgctcagtggttaagtgtctgccttcagctcaggtcatgatcctggattcccgggatccagtcctgcattggactccctgcatggagcctgcctctccctctgcctgtgtccctgcctctctctttctctgtgtctctcatgaataaatgaataaaatcttaaaaaaaaaaaaaaaaaaacactgacttaggggctgctggctggctcagtcagtaaagcatctgagttttgatctcagggtcatgggttcaagtcccatgctgggcagtagagcctatttaaaaaaaatttttagggcagccctggtggctcagcggtttggcgtcgcctgcagcccagggtgtgatcctggagtagggctccccgcctggagcctgcttctccctctgcctgtgtctctccctctctctatgaataaataaataaatatttaaataaacataaattttatttttaataaataaaaataaatcactgaggAAATGTGGTGCCCACATTTTGCAAGTAAGGGCACCAAAGCCCAGAAGTTCAATGACTGGACACACAGCAAGTAGAAAATCTCTGAACCGCTCAACAAACTCATTTTAGGTTGACGCCTAAGAAACctcccctggggatccctgggtggcgcagcggtttggcgcctgcctttggcccagggcgcgatcctggagacccgggatcgaatcccacatcgggctcccggtgcatggagcctgcttctccctttgcctgtgtctctgcctctctctctctctctctctctctctctctctctctgtgtgactatcataaactaaaaaaaaaaaaaaaaagaaacctccccTGTACCTGCCTCAGGAAAGCTCAGAGCCAGTCAGGGGTAAACCCAACAAAAATCCTATCCTGTGTTTCCCGTGGCCAAAAGGCCAAGGCCTTCTCAGCTGCTCCTCTGACAACCCCAAGACACCCACTCTTTTTCTTGGCCGACTGCAAGAGATTGTCAAAATCTTCCTTGGAGCCGAAAGTGGGGTCGATCTGTTCCAAGTTGGTCCCAGACAGGTCATCCTTCTGGTTCCTGTGAATCGGGCCCAGCACAAAGCCCTTCACCTTCAGAGTGCTCAGGTAATCCAGATGCCCCTTCAGGCCTGAAACGGGAAGGAAGGGTTGAGGTGAACCCCCGCCCCGGAGAGACCCCAGATCTCCCctattctcccctcccccccggaACTAAGTGTGGGGTCGAGGGCGAGCTGGGAGCACGAGACTGAGAGGAGCTGAGGTAAGATCCCTCGCACATTACTTCAGAAACGTCAGCGACCGGCTTCCGGCGCCCGCCGCAGGGGTGAGGGAGGACGCTGAGTCAGCCGGCCTGGTGCAAGAGGGAGGACGAGCGGTTTCTTCAAAGGACAGAAGGGGAAGCGACGCCGCGGGGGCGCGGacgagggcgggggcgggggagcctgGGGAAGGCCGAGTCCATCTGGGCACAGGCCGGTCACGCCGGGGGCGCGCACAGAACTCACCCACgaggcccccgccccgggggcccTGGAAGGCCTGAAGGTCGCCGATGCGGTAGAGGGCACCCTTGTGCCACCAGCTCTGCGCGGGCAGCTCGCGGCAGCGCGGGGCCCGCACGATGATGACCACGGCGCCCGCCAGCATCCCGAGCCAGCCGAGCCAGAAGAGCACCAGCAGCGCCCAGCGGGTGCGCACCCAGCCGGGGCTGCCCGCCACCTTCAGCAGCTCCTCTTTGGACAGGCCGGTGAACTTGGCCGCGGCCGCTGCCTCCGCCTCGTCGTCGGCCACCTTGATCTTCACCAGCCCGTTCTTCTCGGCGCCGCCGGCCACGACCACCGCCATGGCCGCCCCGGACGCCGCGTTCATCGGCTGCTTCTCGGGCTCCAGCTCGTTCAGCTCCACCTCCTTCAAGTCCACCTCGGTGTCCTGGCTCATGGCGCCTGCGGTCAGCTGGTGGCTGGACTCCTGCTCGGCCCTCTCGGCGTCAGCTCGGCCTCGCCGCACTACGCCACCCCGCGCGGCCTCGGCGACCTCGGCTGCTCGGCGGCGGGACCCGGTCACCCCGGGGAGGAgcgggagccccgcccccgccccgccccccgccccgcctcttAAAGGGGAACCGCCCGGACTGCCCTTTGTGCGCTGCACCCGTGGGCGGCAGAGGGGATGCgcccctccagctcctcctctccACCTGTTTGCCCCTAAAGTTCCTTCAGGTGGAGGGAGCCTCCCGCAGGGGTTCCGGAGCCCCTCCCGGCGCACTCCGGAGGCGGGTGACTGACTACCCCGACCCCGTCCTCCGTTTGCCCCGGGCCCTGGGCTCAAGCCACCGCGTGGCCGTCCCAACTTCGCACGGCCACGGAGCCCGCTAAACTCCGCTCCCCCTCTTTCCCCGATCTGGCCTTGTCTCCCCAAGCCTCTGGGACTTGGCGTTCGACCAGCGCTTCCCGCAGGGCTCACTCCCCCACTGGTCCTTCAAGACTACACTTGAGTCCAGTTCAGATAATTTCATCACGTAGCAACTCTCGAGCGCCCACTACAATACTTTGCTTTATTAACGAGACTGAATCAACTCTAACCCAGCCTTCCCcgagatgtttttaaaatgaacctGTTCGGACAGGAGAGTAGAAGCTGACACTCCCTCGCCCTACCCCACCCACAGTTTTTGGCGCCAGGATGTCGGGGGCCGCTAGGAATCCGACATCCAGATCTGTAGAAGCCTGATGGGCAACCTCAGGCCTGTAGCAAATATTCCAAGGTCGGGCTTCAGTTAGAGGCATCCACCATTTTCCTACAACAGACCAGACTTTCCCCCACTTTGCAGGGCTTCCCACATATTAGCCCAACCTCCCCAGGGTGCCAGGGTTAccttccccacccacacccaccatCACTTCACTATGCTAAACCTTGGAGGCAGCTGCAGAGGCCCTGAAGACCCCCTAACCTCCAAAgagatcctgggatggagagtAAGTGGGGCAAGAGACAGGTTCATAGCAGGGACTGCTGGACACTGATACCATGGGaggcacacacactcactcagGAACTTCTTGTTCCTGACCAGTGCCAGCCAGGCTATTTTTCAGAGACGAAGTGAAGGAAAAtagttctttctccttctcccacctgGGCTAGAAGCCAAGATAGCTGTGTAGTTGGAAGAAAGCAGAAGCCAAGATCTGAAGAAACAGCAGATAGAAAGGGGAGCCAAAGGAGACCCAAGGGTGTGAAAAGGCTCATCTTCTGCCATTCCCCTTCTGCATACCAAAGCCCATACCCCACTTCCACCCTAGGAGAGCCAGAACCAATTCCTAGAGGGGAGGCAGGCCAGGGGGTAATGGGTAGAGGTCAGACGGGTGTGCAAAGATGATAGTGAATCCAAGGTGCCCTGAGCATGCCAGATAAGCACCAACCAGAGGCTCTGAACAGACTTTATTCCCAAGGGGAAAGCTCACGGTTGAGACGGAGGGTCAGAAGCTCTCCTTGAGATGGTCCAACATAACACCCCAGGGAACATTACAGCCCCCCATGTTTCAGAAAGATGAAGCCAATTCCTTCTGCGTGAAGAAGCTAGCAACTGACCTCCCCAAGGTTATCACCCCCACACACGCCTTCCACAAAGACTACCCCTGCCTCCCTCAGCGACATCAGCTTTCGAACACCTGCCAGTCTCACAGCACATGCAGCTTTGTCAGGCCTCTTCATCTTTGTGCCTGCCATTCCATGTTTTCCCTCCCTGTTCTACCGCTTGACCTTAGAAGCTCACATTCCATTCAAGACCTAGCTCAGATTACAGCTTTTCTCAACTTCTCCAAAAGAACACTTCTCCATTTACCTCTGCTACAACACATACTGTTTGTTTACTACATTTCCTTTCTGAATGTCTGCACTTTAAGACAAGTGGCAGAGGCCCCGTGCTATTTGCTGACAGGCCCCCCTACTTACAGAAGGAGCATAAGTAGGCACTCCATGAGGTTTTGGAAAATGAGTGGATAAACTACACAGTCAAACCCAAATATTTCCctccttaaaaacaacaaaagtagCATAggaagataaatggataaaaatgaaacaacagggacccctgggtggtgcagtggtttaccacctgcctttggcccagggcgcgatcctggagaccagggatcgaatcccacgttgggctcccggtgcatggagcctgcttctccatctgcctatgtctctgcctctctctctctctctctctgtgactatcataaataaataaaaatttaaaagaaaatgaaacaacatTGTACAATAACAATAAACAATGTTGTATAATAGCATAAATAAGCaaaacaggggtacctggctggttgaatccatgactcttgatctcgaagTTGAGTTCGAGCCTCAGGTTCTGTGTAGTGATTACTTgaaaaaatctttaggggcagcccgggtagctcagaggtttagtgctgcctttagcccagggcctgatcctggagaccagggatccagtcccacatcaggctccctgcatggagcctgcttctccctctgcctgtgtctctgcctctctctttctctatctctgtgtctctcatgaataaataaaataaaaatcttttaaaaaataaaataaatgaaatttttaggaaaaaaaggaaagggatgcctctctctgtgtctctcataaataaataaaataaaaatctttaaaaaataaataaaatctttagaaaaataaaaggaaaggaaaacaaaccatggCTTATACCTGTTCAAccaaaatgaaaggaataaatctaggggaaggagaagatagggaaagactgagaaagaaCGCACAAGGTGGCTAGGGATCCTCAGAtccttcagtgtttttttttttttcagtgtcttttgATACATAACTTAATATTTACTGTAggacgggcacctgggtggctcagtggttgagcatctgcctttggctcagagcgtgatcccggggtcctgggatggagttctccatcaggctcccacagggagcctgcttctccctctgcctgtgtctctgcctctctctctgtctctcatgaataaataaataaaatctttaaaaaaaaatttaccatagGACTGCAGAGTCTATCATTTGTCAAGAAGAATTCAGCCTTCAAGAGAAGGCCAGGACAAAGCAAAGATAAAAGGCAGTTCAAAGGTCCAGTGACTACATCAGGCTACACGTCTTCAGGACTTTACACTCAGGCCGGCCAGTGGGGGTTGGGCCCTGAAATGCAGAGAGCTAACTGTACAGACAACATTCCTTTCTAAACCCCTGTTGCAAAAATTCATGTCACATGTTCCCAAAAAAAATGAGCATTGTggttgacccttaaacaatgcAGGGATTAGTGGTGCAGccaaaaatctgcatgtaacttttgactccctgaacacttaactattaatagcctaccATTaaaccagaagccttactgataacttAAAGAGTTGATTAACACAGCTTGTATGGTATGCATATTATATCCTGTTctcttacaataaagctagagaaaagaaaatgttattcagAAAATTACAAGAAAGAGAAACCACACTGAGTGtactgtatatataaaaaaaaaattttaatctgcGTTTAAGTGGATCTGTGCAGTACGAATCCGTGTCGTTCAAGCACCAACtatacttgatcttagccaaaataTAGGGAAGTTATTTTCCCCCATGTGTACAAAAAGGATCTCCAAAGACAGAAGGAGAGTTCAAAACTCTCCAGGAGACTGTCTGCTCCAACAAACTCTACAACTTTGCCAGAGCCCAAGGCTTATTCCAAAGACCCAGAAACAAAGCATCCAGGCTCCACTTCTAAAATATCCATTAGCCTTGGGGAGTTCAGACATTGGAAAACTGGGTGATGGCTGAAGTTAAATAACTGAGTGTTTGAAAGTCAAAAAGCACTGTGGTGATGAAAACAGAGGAGGTTCACCCCAATCAAAGGGGCTCCCTTGGCAGCTGGTACTGGAAGAACCAATGTTAGAAAAAAGTTGTTGTTACAAATACTGCACAAGGGACACTGGCTGCTAAAGAAAAGAACTACCACGGTTGTCTTCATGAAGGATAAGGACTATGAAAgccagaaagaataaaggaaataccACCAAAGCCATCttttagaagaagagaaataaatacaccAACTGAAAAGTGTTTGGTAAATTAGACAAATGAACAATACCACAGCCAGCCTTTCTCTAATGCAGCCAAGTATCAAAAGAGAGAAGCATCAGAGATCTAGCAGATCAATGCatggaagagacagagaagcatttttaacatatttttcttgGATAGATGACATCAGATATTTATTCAGTTAGCCTTAAAAGGCTGACCTAAGTCCTCCAACATCAGCTCCTTCTGCCATCGTGGTCATACAATACTGGTGGGGAGCTTCATTTTCCCATCCCCTGTGACCTTCAAAACTTTCCATCATCACattctttggaagaaaattaCCAACTGCATCCACACTCGAGATGTGGCATTAATATCTGCCTCCTGGGGCGAAAGCAAGACTATCTCCATGAATTACTGAGCAGGTGATTTGTCTCTTCTCACTCatatatctatctacctatctatttgaattattcattaaaatttatttatttaaatttattttaatcatttatttaaactactcatttattcatgtcaGTACAGACTCAtcgatatttattttatatgttggttTAGAATTCAATACTTTATTATTGGGGTTTTCCCTCAAATTGCGCCAGCTTTGGCCACTATGAGCTCTTTCAGATTGGCtcctttaaaacatttctcttcCCCCTGTCCCTTGCCTTCCCTGCCCAAACAcacacatcctttttttttttttttttttttaatttatttattcatgatagacagagagaggcagagacacaggcagagggagaagcaggcttcatgccgggagcctgacgtgggactcgatcccgggactccaggatcatgccctgggccaaaggcaggcactaaaccactgagccaccctgggatcccccacACATCCTTTTTTTTAGCACTTCCTTTTGTCCTGGCACTACAAAATGGTCCAGGCTTACCTTGTATGCAACGAGGGCcccagtcctagaatcagccacttctccaaggagccctggtttcttttattggagaatggtattagaaaccaagattggTCGgtccgggacgcctgggtggctcagcagttggacgtctgccttgtctgccttcgactcagggcgggatcctggagtcctgggatcggattgggtcccacatcagactccctgcatggagtctccttctccctctgcctctctctctttgtctctcacgaatgaataaataaaacattttttaaaaagaaagaaaagaaaagaagggcagccccagtggcgcagcggtttagcgcagcctgcagcccagggtgtgagcctggagacccgggatcgagtcccacatcgggctccctgcatggagcctgcttctccctctgcctgtgtctctgcctctctctctctctctctctctctctctctctctctctctctctctgtgtgtgtgtgtgtttctcatgaataaataaataaataaaaatctttaaaagaaaaaaaaaagaaaagaaagaccaagattggggcgcctgggtggctcaacagttgagcatctgccttcagctcagggcatgatccagtcccacatcgggctcccctcgtggagcctgcttctccctctgcctatgtctctgcctctctctctctctctctctctctctctctctgtgactatcataaataaaataaaaattaaaaaaaaaaaaagaaaaagaaaagaaaccaagatctgggcattCAGGTGTCTTCATGA
The Canis lupus familiaris isolate Mischka breed German Shepherd chromosome 18, alternate assembly UU_Cfam_GSD_1.0, whole genome shotgun sequence genome window above contains:
- the SLC3A2 gene encoding 4F2 cell-surface antigen heavy chain → MSQDTEVDLKEVELNELEPEKQPMNAASGAAMAVVVAGGAEKNGLVKIKVADDEAEAAAAAKFTGLSKEELLKVAGSPGWVRTRWALLVLFWLGWLGMLAGAVVIIVRAPRCRELPAQSWWHKGALYRIGDLQAFQGPRGGGLVGLKGHLDYLSTLKVKGFVLGPIHRNQKDDLSGTNLEQIDPTFGSKEDFDNLLQSAKKKSIRVILDLTPNYKGQDSWFLPTEIDAVAAKMKFALSFWLRAGVDGFQVRNVENLTDASLYLAEWQNVTKSFSEDRLLIAGTESSDLQQILSLLGSTKDLLLTSSYLSSPDITGRHTEFLVTQYLNATDNRWCSWSLSQAGFLTSFVPAHLLRLYQLLLFTLPGTPVFSYGDEIGLEAAALPGQPAQAPFMLWDESSFPNASGPGSSNMSVKSQNEDPRSLLSLFRRLSDQRGKERSLLHGDFHALSSGPDIFAYIRQWDQNERFLIVLNFGDVGQLAKLGVSGLPATTSLPAKVNLLLSTHLGHEEDASLELEHLNLEPHEGLLLRFPYVA